The Bacillales bacterium genome includes a region encoding these proteins:
- a CDS encoding MerR family transcriptional regulator yields the protein MLVKTKTVSNTLNVNPSTIQRWVKHFNLPCKRNDHGHLLYSEQDIETLKQIKTQLAQGLSMDDVTLSLKETKVSETVPTSCFEKKLDRMVAQIHALEDKLSQKADEVVSVQLYQHRNELDDLTKTIDRVENRLETIEAQLSDFAPAKEQHLEESENRKRGWLVGIFGT from the coding sequence ATGCTCGTTAAAACGAAAACGGTCTCGAACACTCTGAATGTCAACCCCTCGACGATACAACGTTGGGTCAAACATTTCAATTTGCCTTGCAAACGAAACGATCACGGTCATTTGCTCTACAGCGAGCAAGATATCGAAACGTTAAAGCAGATAAAAACCCAATTGGCGCAAGGGTTGTCGATGGACGATGTCACTTTGTCGTTAAAGGAAACGAAAGTTTCCGAGACGGTACCTACGTCCTGCTTTGAAAAAAAACTGGACCGTATGGTTGCGCAAATTCACGCGTTGGAGGATAAACTTTCGCAAAAAGCGGACGAAGTCGTTTCCGTACAACTGTATCAACACCGGAATGAATTGGACGATTTAACGAAAACGATCGATCGCGTTGAAAATCGCTTGGAGACGATTGAAGCACAATTGTCCGATTTTGCGCCTGCGAAAGAACAACATTTGGAAGAAAGCGAAAACCGTAAGCGCGGGTGGCTCGTCGGTATTTTCGGCACGTAA